The nucleotide sequence AGCTCTAATAATGGTCGGGGTATTTGGTAGCCACGTCATTAAATCTGTCAATCCAACCTTTAAGACGACTATGATAGTTATTTACATTTTGGATATGATATAGACCTCTTACACGTTCTTTACCATCTGATTTGAAACGATATTCCGGTCGCATACGTTTTAAATGCCCGCCACGCATCTGTGCATAGTACGTTGAAATCTAAACGAGATTTTACAATATGCCCCCAAAGTTCGGGCTTAATCCAAAAGGATTCAATCCTTTTCTTTTGGCCAATATTCCCCCAATCGCTTTTCCAATAAGGTTTACGCTGTCCTTCCAATACCTAAATCCATAGGGTTTTCAATCTCCATTCAGTTTGTTTCCTAACTGTAATCAGCCAAAATTTCTACATATCCAATCTTTTATCTTTATTTTTACGCCTATTATGGAGAAGAACTTTATAACACAAATGGTAATGGTTGCAACAATTATTTGAAAGAAATTTACTCGTTATTTGTATTATTAGAGTCGGTGAAGACATTTCTAGCAACCTTGAGAAATTCTTTAACAGCCGGGGATGCCTCAGAGATTGCAGAGCAAGCTAATGCAACTTCACGGTAATTTGTTAAATTTAGATTTCCTATTTTGATATTTTGTTGTGTTTTTAAGAACAATTCCGGACCAATCGTAACGCCAAGTCCTTCTTGTACCATATTAGCAATGGTATTGCAATCATGTACTTCAAAACGGATAAACGGTTTGATTTGTGCTTGTTTAAATAACTCCTCTACATGTGATTGGTACATTCCTGTTGGCATGATAAAAGGTTCTTTCTCTACATCGTGCATATCTATTGTATCTTTGTGAAGGAATTTGTGCTCGGCATGAAAGGCTACAACCATTTTATCCTTTATGAGAGGTACTAAGTCAAAGTCAGTATTTGATTCCTTTTCTACAACAAACCCAATGTCAATAATTCCAGATAGCAACCATTCTGTTATCTCTTCATATGTACCTTCATAAAACTTAAATTCGATATTAGGATGTTTTTTCTGAAATTTCACAAGCAATTTTGGTAATAAACAGGAAGAAGCACTCGCAAAGGTACCAATACGAATTATCCCTGTC is from Radiobacillus kanasensis and encodes:
- a CDS encoding LysR family transcriptional regulator; its protein translation is MRIVRFEVLSKVIELGSFTKAAKKLNMTQSAVSHAISSLETEWGVSLLIRDRRKGISLTEIGQKTIPHIREMLNRMETVNQEIALATNIETGIIRIGTFASASSCLLPKLLVKFQKKHPNIEFKFYEGTYEEITEWLLSGIIDIGFVVEKESNTDFDLVPLIKDKMVVAFHAEHKFLHKDTIDMHDVEKEPFIMPTGMYQSHVEELFKQAQIKPFIRFEVHDCNTIANMVQEGLGVTIGPELFLKTQQNIKIGNLNLTNYREVALACSAISEASPAVKEFLKVARNVFTDSNNTNNE